A stretch of Cylindrospermopsis curvispora GIHE-G1 DNA encodes these proteins:
- a CDS encoding DUF4011 domain-containing protein, with product MILNSEEVTSNLRKKIEKWKESLADLTKNNPLIQFRPHKRTLQITDNIDTVYTDIRQEKKVFSFNVESPDGPRIKSVANELTTVQPWNEKLKILKNLTRESRQSLEETGVNILFLAFGTLTWEDEDKSTKLLSPLILVPVSLFKEPKKSFYKLSPIREDEEASIIINPALCLKLKKFDINLSEIKSQNSYRDFINIIRDNILHQYPLWEVRDELFLSLFSYANIAMVEDFNKYEKRILDHPMLQSLSGSLTEIPYNFNDILQNSIKDSQVKPQNIFQVLDADSSQQVVIEAAKQGDSFVVQGPPGTGKSQTIVNMITELIGAGKSVLLVAAKDTAVKVVYDRLSKCGLEHLCLNLHNSQAMNNKEVIQELLKTITSTNSSFDTSKHQNFFDELLSSREHINSYPVDLHTKHQPLDRSLFELYGELLKKKRADLPNYNVRFPNYESWSTQELNIANSLLKQLGSLSELFYEKTNSIWSQSFTSDDFSPAQKMNLEQIISNLQQGIDSARELETELKLIFNNDYILHNIDSIEFSYNALCHLLKVTEINLPNNWVTIDIDKERASIEHYKSSLKIINDPQNTLIRERYSEEFFSLNLFELSQRYENYAKKCWILNMLNPVYRQDMKLLCKLNNDRKSHSLHQFRQDLLRSLKIQSIENNLEQDYTNNENQGSFLSLSNIHNMDEVEVELENFEQLLNWIDELDKYYLSRENVDTIQKSVLELDDVIKKVHNLKLIKQEIDFGLDFLFNQRQLNYIYTRENIKQVDLGKVKEFLELASLDLDKLSEWFLCQDICRKLEKLGCESFLQLLRKNKDILSQDWFTILEKLIYEAHIQGILFKQPGLRLFNSQSHQDDINNFKKLDVQQLQIAQIRLRLSHAQRWQTFEVNPDNSLQIQNLGKEQKKKRKYLPIRKLLNDKNQGIKSVIKTLKPCWMMSPIAVTKYIDPDETIFDVLIFDEASQLRTEHVISSIIRAKQVIIIGDTKQLPPTSFFMATEEEEDMEEDVPENLSFDSILDECSVFLQQLTLKWHYRSQDERLIAFSNYHFYDSRLITFPNAIQSKQLGVEFKYIEDGIYQRGESRVNLKEAQTIAGLALEHVRTNPQESLGIIAFSQSQTNAIEQELEKLYKANPDLQDFCENDSTQFFLKSLENIQGNEKDIILLSVGYGKDSVGKFTLNFGPLNKAGGERRLNVAITRAKNKLILVSSITAGDIDPTRVNSQGGRLLREYLQYVESGGNFLSGNSFTESLKFDSPFEEDVYMSICHHPELKDYNAYTQVGCSDYRIDLAIVHKERPGEFVLGIECDGASYHSSLTARDRDRLRQEQLEKLGWKIYRIWSTEWFHNKGSQVQLLVEKIKSLRNVQ from the coding sequence ATGATACTTAATTCAGAAGAGGTAACAAGTAATCTCAGGAAGAAAATTGAGAAGTGGAAAGAAAGTTTAGCAGATCTGACAAAGAACAATCCTCTCATTCAATTTCGCCCCCATAAGCGAACATTACAAATTACAGATAATATAGACACTGTTTACACTGATATACGACAGGAGAAAAAGGTTTTCTCCTTTAATGTAGAAAGCCCAGATGGACCAAGAATAAAATCAGTTGCGAATGAACTAACAACTGTACAGCCTTGGAATGAGAAATTAAAAATACTCAAAAATTTAACTAGGGAGTCTAGACAATCATTAGAGGAAACGGGAGTCAATATTCTTTTCCTAGCCTTTGGAACTTTAACTTGGGAGGATGAAGATAAGTCAACTAAGTTGTTATCACCCTTGATATTAGTTCCTGTGTCTTTGTTTAAGGAACCAAAAAAGAGTTTTTATAAACTATCTCCTATTCGTGAGGATGAAGAGGCTAGTATTATCATAAATCCTGCTCTTTGTCTGAAATTAAAGAAGTTTGACATTAATCTATCAGAAATTAAATCTCAAAATTCATACAGAGATTTCATAAATATTATCAGAGATAATATTTTACATCAATATCCTTTATGGGAAGTGCGAGATGAACTTTTTCTCTCTCTTTTCTCTTATGCTAATATAGCAATGGTTGAAGATTTCAATAAATACGAAAAAAGAATTCTTGACCATCCTATGTTACAATCCCTTTCCGGTAGTTTAACAGAGATACCATATAACTTCAATGATATTTTGCAAAACTCAATAAAAGACTCTCAAGTAAAACCACAAAATATTTTTCAGGTACTTGATGCAGATTCTAGCCAACAGGTTGTTATTGAAGCAGCCAAACAGGGTGATAGTTTTGTTGTCCAAGGTCCACCCGGAACGGGGAAGAGCCAAACTATTGTCAATATGATTACTGAACTAATTGGTGCTGGAAAGTCAGTCCTATTAGTTGCAGCTAAGGACACTGCAGTCAAAGTCGTTTATGACAGGTTATCTAAATGTGGTTTAGAGCATTTATGCTTAAATCTTCATAATAGTCAAGCTATGAATAATAAGGAAGTTATCCAAGAATTATTAAAAACGATTACTTCTACTAATAGTAGTTTTGATACTAGTAAACATCAAAATTTTTTCGATGAGTTACTCAGCAGTCGTGAACACATCAATTCATATCCTGTTGACTTACATACAAAACATCAACCTCTAGATAGGTCTCTTTTTGAGCTTTATGGAGAGTTACTAAAAAAGAAGAGAGCAGATCTGCCAAACTATAATGTCAGGTTTCCAAATTATGAAAGCTGGTCTACTCAGGAATTGAATATTGCTAATTCTCTGCTAAAACAGTTAGGTAGTTTGTCTGAACTTTTTTATGAAAAGACAAATTCGATTTGGTCACAGAGTTTTACTTCTGATGATTTCTCTCCTGCTCAAAAAATGAACTTGGAACAAATAATCAGTAATCTTCAGCAAGGTATAGATTCTGCTAGAGAGTTAGAAACTGAACTAAAATTAATTTTTAATAATGATTATATCCTCCATAATATAGATTCTATAGAGTTCTCCTATAATGCCTTATGTCATCTATTAAAAGTAACTGAAATTAATTTACCAAACAATTGGGTAACTATAGATATTGATAAAGAGAGAGCCAGTATTGAGCATTATAAATCTTCCTTGAAAATCATTAATGACCCTCAGAATACTTTAATTAGGGAGAGATATTCAGAAGAGTTTTTCTCTCTTAATTTATTTGAATTATCTCAAAGATATGAGAATTATGCTAAGAAGTGCTGGATTCTTAATATGCTCAATCCGGTCTATAGACAAGATATGAAGTTATTATGTAAATTAAACAATGATAGAAAATCCCATTCTTTACATCAATTTAGACAAGACCTATTGAGGTCACTTAAAATTCAGTCTATTGAAAATAACTTAGAGCAAGATTATACAAATAACGAAAATCAAGGCTCTTTTCTATCTTTATCTAATATTCACAATATGGATGAAGTAGAAGTAGAACTAGAGAACTTTGAGCAATTATTAAATTGGATAGATGAGTTAGATAAATATTATCTTTCTCGTGAAAATGTAGATACTATACAGAAATCCGTGCTTGAACTGGACGATGTTATCAAAAAAGTTCATAACCTGAAGTTAATAAAACAGGAAATAGATTTTGGATTAGACTTTTTGTTTAACCAGCGACAACTCAATTATATTTATACTAGGGAAAATATAAAGCAAGTAGATTTAGGAAAAGTAAAGGAGTTTTTAGAACTAGCTAGTTTAGATCTAGATAAGTTAAGTGAATGGTTTTTATGTCAAGATATTTGCCGTAAATTGGAAAAGTTAGGGTGTGAGTCTTTCTTACAACTATTGCGTAAGAATAAGGATATTTTAAGCCAGGATTGGTTTACAATTTTAGAAAAACTTATTTATGAAGCACACATTCAGGGTATTCTGTTTAAACAACCAGGGTTAAGGTTATTTAACTCACAATCCCATCAAGATGATATTAATAATTTCAAAAAACTAGATGTTCAACAGTTACAGATTGCACAGATAAGACTTAGACTAAGCCATGCTCAAAGATGGCAAACTTTTGAAGTTAATCCTGATAATTCACTCCAAATCCAAAATTTAGGAAAGGAGCAAAAGAAAAAAAGAAAATATTTACCTATACGTAAACTACTCAATGATAAAAATCAAGGTATCAAAAGTGTGATTAAAACTTTAAAACCTTGCTGGATGATGAGTCCTATTGCTGTCACTAAGTATATTGACCCTGACGAAACTATATTTGATGTTTTAATTTTTGATGAGGCTTCTCAATTACGAACAGAACATGTTATATCATCAATTATACGGGCAAAGCAAGTAATAATTATCGGAGACACTAAACAGCTTCCACCTACTTCATTTTTTATGGCAACTGAGGAAGAAGAAGACATGGAGGAAGATGTACCAGAAAATCTATCATTTGACAGCATATTAGATGAGTGTTCAGTTTTTTTACAGCAATTAACCCTAAAATGGCATTACCGTAGCCAAGATGAGAGACTAATTGCTTTCTCCAACTATCATTTTTATGACTCCAGATTGATTACATTTCCTAACGCTATTCAAAGTAAACAACTGGGGGTGGAGTTTAAATACATTGAAGATGGAATTTATCAACGTGGAGAAAGTAGAGTTAATCTAAAAGAAGCACAAACGATTGCAGGGCTTGCTTTGGAGCATGTGAGAACTAATCCTCAAGAATCTTTGGGAATTATTGCCTTTAGCCAATCTCAAACTAACGCCATTGAGCAAGAGCTAGAAAAGTTATACAAAGCCAACCCAGATTTACAAGATTTTTGTGAAAATGATTCAACTCAGTTTTTTCTGAAGTCCTTGGAGAATATACAAGGTAATGAAAAAGACATAATATTATTAAGTGTTGGATATGGAAAAGATAGTGTCGGTAAGTTTACACTTAACTTTGGTCCGCTTAATAAAGCAGGTGGAGAACGTAGACTCAATGTTGCCATTACAAGAGCTAAAAATAAACTGATTTTAGTCTCCTCCATAACTGCTGGGGATATCGATCCTACACGGGTCAACAGTCAAGGGGGTAGATTATTACGTGAATACCTACAATATGTCGAAAGTGGTGGCAATTTCTTGTCTGGTAACTCTTTCACTGAGTCACTAAAATTTGATTCTCCATTTGAAGAGGATGTGTATATGTCTATTTGTCACCATCCCGAACTCAAAGACTATAATGCTTATACTCAAGTTGGATGTTCTGACTATCGAATTGATTTAGCGATTGTCCACAAAGAGAGACCTGGAGAGTTTGTTCTGGGTATAGAATGTGATGGAGCTTCTTATCACAGTTCTCTTACCGCTAGAGACAGAGATCGCCTCAGACAAGAACAGTTGGAAAAACTAGGTTGGAAAATCTATCGTATTTGGTCAACAGAGTGGTTTCATAATAAAGGTTCCCAGGTACAACTGTTGGTAGAGAAGATTAAATCTCTTAGGAATGTCCAATAA
- a CDS encoding formylglycine-generating enzyme family protein: MSSINQQYQYNAVLGGTVDTQEKPSHSGEEPLLTTYEETPHKPNIIGQAISYGEKGINLLFSFLNNGKTSEYQNGYSHKGIDTKPFSFNLVTTNKRGEIISTTLGYARSFIQDLGNGVNLEMVQIPGGKYLMGSRDERCDWEFPEHEVILPNFFMSKYPVTQEQYKAITGANPSMFKGDQLPVENVSWNNAVSFCEELAIKTGKSYTLPSETQWEYACRAGTGTAFYFGDSINSDLVNYNGNYSYGLVHKQKFRQKTLAVGSLMPNAYGLYDMHGNVYEWCLDDWHSNYNGAPDNQNPWFSRSSRWKVVRGGSWNTSPQDCRSTSRSLHMADSAYGDIGFRLVLNVS, translated from the coding sequence ATGAGCAGTATAAACCAACAATACCAGTACAATGCTGTTTTAGGTGGTACAGTAGATACACAAGAAAAACCCTCACATTCAGGAGAAGAACCACTATTAACCACTTATGAGGAAACTCCCCACAAGCCGAATATTATTGGGCAAGCCATAAGTTATGGGGAGAAGGGTATAAATTTGCTGTTCTCCTTCCTTAATAATGGAAAAACATCTGAATACCAGAACGGTTATAGTCACAAAGGAATTGATACAAAACCTTTTAGCTTCAATCTGGTGACTACGAATAAAAGAGGAGAAATAATTAGTACAACTCTAGGTTATGCCAGATCCTTCATCCAAGATTTAGGAAATGGTGTGAACCTGGAAATGGTTCAAATTCCAGGTGGAAAATATCTCATGGGTTCAAGGGACGAGAGATGTGATTGGGAATTTCCTGAGCATGAGGTAATACTACCAAACTTTTTCATGAGTAAATATCCAGTAACACAAGAACAGTACAAGGCTATTACGGGTGCTAATCCGTCCATGTTTAAAGGTGATCAACTTCCTGTGGAAAACGTGAGTTGGAATAATGCAGTAAGTTTTTGTGAGGAGTTAGCCATAAAGACAGGAAAGAGTTATACCCTACCCAGCGAAACCCAGTGGGAATACGCCTGTCGCGCAGGAACAGGAACAGCATTCTACTTTGGAGATAGTATTAACAGTGACTTAGTTAATTACAATGGTAATTACAGCTATGGACTGGTGCACAAACAGAAATTTAGGCAAAAGACACTAGCAGTAGGTTCACTAATGCCTAATGCCTATGGTCTTTATGATATGCACGGGAACGTTTATGAATGGTGTTTAGATGATTGGCACAGCAATTATAATGGCGCACCAGATAATCAAAATCCTTGGTTTTCCCGGAGTAGTAGGTGGAAAGTGGTAAGGGGTGGTTCCTGGAATACAAGTCCCCAGGATTGTAGGTCTACCTCCCGTAGTCTCCACATGGCTGATAGTGCTTATGGGGATATTGGTTTTAGGCTTGTCTTAAATGTGTCTTGA
- a CDS encoding GNAT family N-acetyltransferase, with translation MIQIKPYTEDDNPALFTLLRGEGNNWSCYYNREQEYGQVLADCIVYVAVANNCIIGYIRCRKDGIFGLYVYDLLVSKQWRGKGLGKRLIETAAADQPRTDVYMLSDEDGYYKKQGFERIGSIFSFARETKNQLTYSSL, from the coding sequence ATGATTCAGATAAAACCATACACAGAAGATGACAACCCTGCCCTATTCACACTCCTACGCGGTGAAGGTAACAACTGGTCTTGCTACTACAACCGTGAACAGGAATATGGTCAGGTACTCGCTGATTGTATTGTTTACGTCGCTGTGGCAAATAACTGTATAATCGGGTATATACGTTGCCGAAAAGATGGAATATTTGGCCTCTATGTCTACGACCTGCTCGTGTCCAAGCAATGGAGGGGAAAGGGACTAGGAAAACGTCTTATTGAAACTGCTGCTGCTGACCAACCACGTACAGATGTTTATATGCTATCTGATGAAGATGGATATTATAAAAAACAGGGATTTGAGCGTATTGGCTCTATTTTCAGTTTTGCAAGAGAGACCAAAAATCAGTTGACATATTCTAGTCTATAA
- a CDS encoding type I-MYXAN CRISPR-associated endonuclease Cas4/Cas1: MQPVNQLIEVQENLSSETIRVSALHALAYCPRLFYLEEVEQLYTQDAAVFAGRRLHVDLEKKEDEIWEELFLESEELGIRGRVDALRTLDGETIPYEHKRGLSCRDEKKQPQAWNSDKLQILAYAMLLESTLGITVKEGRIRYHADNTLIHIPLDNLGKQLVFDAIEQARILRKSAYRPPVIENERLCARCSLAPVCLPEEARLAHDKEWQPIRLFPEDDERLVIHILEPGTLVGKTGEQIKINRRNQSVETIPARQIGQLVLHSFSQISTQALHFCASQYIGVHFISGGGRYIGSFDNRQGSIQRRIRQYNALIDPNFCLEMARKLVLCRGQGQRKFLMRAARGNSQVTDILRNAIAQIKIMIKQISKAKSLDSLLGIEGNIAASYFSALPYLIVQDVVRELHFNGRNRRPPKDRFNALLSFGYALVLKDVMNAILNIGLEPALGFYHQPRTQAAPLALDLLEIFRVPLVDVIVIYSINRHQWHPQNDFDVRGQQVWLTDSGKRKFIELYERRKQETWKHPVTGYSLTYRRLFELEVRLLEKEWSGEPGLFGNLILR, encoded by the coding sequence ATGCAACCCGTTAATCAGTTAATAGAGGTTCAAGAAAATTTATCATCAGAAACTATAAGGGTTTCTGCACTTCATGCGTTAGCATACTGTCCACGTTTGTTCTATCTTGAAGAAGTCGAACAGCTTTACACTCAAGATGCAGCTGTATTTGCTGGACGTCGACTGCACGTAGATTTAGAAAAAAAAGAAGATGAAATCTGGGAAGAATTATTTCTAGAAAGTGAAGAATTAGGAATACGAGGACGAGTAGATGCTCTTAGAACTCTTGATGGAGAAACTATTCCTTATGAGCATAAAAGAGGTCTTTCATGTCGAGATGAAAAGAAACAGCCACAAGCATGGAATAGTGATAAATTACAAATATTGGCTTATGCCATGCTTTTAGAATCTACTTTGGGAATTACAGTAAAAGAGGGCCGTATTCGTTATCATGCTGATAATACATTAATCCATATACCTTTGGATAATTTGGGTAAGCAGTTAGTTTTTGATGCTATTGAGCAAGCTCGCATTTTAAGAAAATCAGCCTACAGACCACCTGTAATAGAAAATGAAAGATTATGTGCCCGTTGTTCTTTAGCACCAGTTTGTTTACCAGAAGAAGCTAGACTGGCCCATGACAAGGAATGGCAACCTATTCGCCTTTTTCCAGAAGATGATGAACGTTTGGTAATTCATATTTTAGAACCAGGTACATTAGTAGGAAAAACAGGAGAGCAAATAAAAATTAATCGTCGTAATCAATCTGTGGAAACCATTCCAGCTCGTCAAATAGGACAATTAGTTTTGCATAGCTTTTCTCAAATTTCTACTCAAGCATTACACTTTTGTGCCTCTCAATATATAGGAGTACACTTTATTTCTGGTGGTGGTAGATATATAGGTAGTTTTGATAATAGACAGGGCAGTATTCAGCGTCGCATTCGTCAATATAATGCTTTAATTGACCCAAATTTTTGTTTAGAAATGGCTCGGAAATTAGTCTTGTGTAGAGGTCAAGGACAACGTAAATTTTTAATGCGTGCAGCTAGAGGTAATTCTCAAGTAACAGATATTTTACGTAATGCGATCGCACAAATAAAAATCATGATCAAACAAATTAGTAAAGCCAAGTCTTTAGATTCATTGTTAGGAATAGAAGGAAATATAGCTGCATCTTATTTTAGTGCATTACCATATTTAATTGTACAAGATGTAGTAAGAGAGCTACACTTTAATGGCAGAAATCGACGACCTCCAAAAGATAGGTTTAATGCATTATTAAGTTTTGGGTATGCTTTGGTTCTCAAGGATGTAATGAATGCTATCTTGAATATTGGACTAGAACCAGCACTAGGTTTTTATCATCAACCACGCACTCAGGCTGCGCCTTTAGCATTAGATTTATTAGAAATATTTAGAGTACCATTGGTAGATGTAATAGTCATATATTCAATAAATCGACATCAATGGCATCCTCAGAATGATTTTGATGTTAGAGGACAACAAGTCTGGTTAACTGACTCTGGAAAACGCAAGTTTATTGAATTATATGAGCGTCGTAAACAAGAAACCTGGAAGCATCCGGTAACAGGTTATTCTCTTACCTATCGTCGTTTATTTGAACTAGAAGTACGTTTACTAGAAAAAGAGTGGAGCGGTGAACCAGGTTTGTTTGGCAATTTAATATTGAGGTAA
- the cas2 gene encoding CRISPR-associated endonuclease Cas2, translating into MAEHKNCYLICYDIRNSNRWRKAYNLLQGYGDRIQYSIFRCWLTMRTREKLRWELEIILTSEDELLLIRLSHQCISDIHKYNRSGAWFDAESYYKIL; encoded by the coding sequence ATGGCAGAACACAAGAATTGTTATCTTATTTGTTATGATATTCGCAACTCCAATCGTTGGCGCAAAGCATACAATTTATTACAAGGATATGGTGACAGGATTCAGTATTCTATTTTTCGATGCTGGCTGACTATGCGAACACGTGAAAAATTGAGGTGGGAATTAGAAATAATATTAACGAGTGAAGATGAGCTGTTACTAATTCGGCTTTCTCATCAATGTATAAGTGACATACACAAGTATAACCGCTCTGGAGCCTGGTTTGATGCAGAAAGTTACTACAAGATTTTATAA
- a CDS encoding helix-turn-helix transcriptional regulator, whose protein sequence is MAERLEVSERTLRSDIAFLRDRFNAPLDFSSKQGFHYTDETWRLPSINLSISELFAVMLGAKMLESYAGSAYINDLDSAILRLTERVPKEVQINTEKLSDQRIIFTGGAETYIAPEILRNLVTAIDNVKQIKIEYYTASRDTFSERIVNPYNLRIHRGTNYYVIGFCHNRQAIRYFRVDRIKKLQLLSCSFTRDPSFNIQDHLNDSFQIELGEGQPQLVRIWFSPSTTPYVKDRRWHGTQKIEEHPDGSMILQMEATGLNDLKRWVLGYGGGAIVLSPPELIDLVRDEVQKMVQNYREK, encoded by the coding sequence ATGGCAGAAAGACTAGAAGTTAGTGAACGTACATTACGGAGTGACATAGCATTTTTGCGTGATCGATTCAATGCCCCTCTTGATTTTTCGTCTAAACAAGGATTCCACTATACAGATGAAACATGGCGATTGCCTAGCATTAATCTATCAATATCAGAACTATTTGCAGTAATGCTAGGTGCAAAAATGCTAGAATCCTATGCCGGAAGTGCTTATATAAATGATTTAGATTCAGCGATTTTGCGGTTGACTGAAAGAGTACCCAAAGAAGTTCAGATAAATACAGAAAAATTATCAGATCAAAGAATTATTTTTACCGGAGGGGCAGAGACTTATATTGCTCCGGAAATTTTGCGAAATCTGGTAACAGCAATTGATAATGTAAAACAGATAAAGATAGAATACTATACAGCAAGTCGTGATACATTCTCTGAAAGAATTGTAAATCCTTATAATTTACGTATTCATAGGGGTACTAATTATTATGTAATTGGGTTTTGTCATAATAGACAAGCCATTCGTTATTTTCGAGTCGATAGAATCAAAAAGTTGCAGTTATTAAGCTGTAGTTTTACAAGAGATCCAAGTTTTAATATCCAAGATCATCTTAATGACAGTTTTCAAATAGAATTAGGAGAAGGGCAACCACAATTGGTCAGAATATGGTTTAGTCCATCTACTACCCCATATGTGAAGGATAGGCGTTGGCATGGTACTCAAAAAATTGAAGAACATCCCGATGGATCCATGATTTTACAAATGGAAGCAACAGGATTAAATGATTTAAAAAGATGGGTGTTGGGGTATGGTGGTGGTGCAATAGTTCTTTCACCTCCTGAATTAATAGATCTGGTAAGAGATGAAGTTCAAAAAATGGTTCAAAATTATCGAGAAAAATAA